The following proteins come from a genomic window of Blastococcus sp. HT6-30:
- the lspA gene encoding signal peptidase II yields MGLAAVVLVLDLATKLVVVATIEPGEDIRTLGGALYLTQLRNTGAAFSFAEGFTVLFTLVAVAVAVVIVRTARRLRSTGWAVALGLVLGGALGNLVDRIFRDPGFLRGGVVDFLSVFGPDGSVWPVFNVADSAIVCGGLLGVLLALRGIEFDGTRSGADDQADTA; encoded by the coding sequence CTGGGCCTCGCCGCCGTCGTCCTGGTGCTCGACCTGGCCACCAAGCTGGTCGTGGTGGCGACCATCGAGCCGGGCGAGGACATCCGCACCCTCGGCGGGGCGCTGTACCTGACCCAGCTGCGCAACACCGGGGCGGCGTTCTCCTTCGCCGAGGGCTTCACCGTGCTGTTCACCCTGGTGGCCGTGGCGGTGGCCGTGGTCATCGTGCGGACCGCCCGCCGGCTGCGGTCGACCGGCTGGGCGGTGGCCCTGGGCCTGGTGCTCGGCGGGGCGCTGGGCAACCTGGTCGACCGGATCTTCCGCGACCCGGGCTTCCTGCGCGGCGGCGTCGTCGACTTCCTCTCGGTGTTCGGCCCCGACGGCAGCGTGTGGCCGGTGTTCAACGTCGCCGACTCGGCCATCGTCTGCGGCGGCCTCCTCGGGGTGCTGCTGGCGCTGCGGGGCATCGAGTTCGACGGCACCCGCAGCGGCGCGGACGACCAGGCCGACACGGCCTGA
- a CDS encoding carbohydrate ABC transporter permease, translated as MSGRKRALWLVGGALIIVYCLFPIAWIISLSFKSTNDLTTGGFLPTEFSLENYELILTGGASGLFLPALRNSFGICLIATAISCLLSMFAAYAIARLDFPGKKLILSTALVVAIFPIISIVTPLFNLWRNIGLYDTWPGLIIPYLSLTLPISIWTMSAFFREIPWEMEQAAQVDGATSWQAFRRVIVPLAAPGVFTTAIIAFFIAWNDFLYGISLTSTSAARPVPAALGLFSGESQFVEPTGSIAAAAVIVTIPVVVLVLLFQRRIVAGLTNGAVKG; from the coding sequence ATGTCCGGGCGGAAGCGGGCGCTGTGGCTCGTCGGCGGTGCGCTGATCATCGTGTACTGCCTGTTCCCGATCGCGTGGATCATCTCGCTGTCGTTCAAGTCGACCAACGACCTGACCACCGGCGGGTTCCTCCCCACCGAGTTCTCGCTGGAGAACTACGAGCTCATCCTCACCGGCGGGGCGAGCGGCCTGTTCCTGCCGGCGCTGCGGAACAGCTTCGGCATCTGCCTGATCGCCACCGCGATCTCGTGCCTGCTGTCGATGTTCGCCGCCTACGCGATCGCCCGGTTGGACTTCCCCGGCAAGAAGCTGATCCTCTCCACCGCGCTGGTCGTGGCGATCTTCCCGATCATCTCGATCGTCACCCCGCTGTTCAACCTGTGGCGGAACATCGGTCTCTACGACACCTGGCCGGGCCTGATCATCCCCTACCTGTCGCTGACCCTGCCGATCTCCATCTGGACCATGTCGGCGTTCTTCCGGGAGATCCCCTGGGAGATGGAGCAGGCGGCGCAGGTCGACGGCGCCACCAGCTGGCAGGCGTTCCGGCGGGTCATCGTCCCGTTGGCGGCCCCGGGTGTCTTCACCACCGCGATCATCGCCTTCTTCATCGCGTGGAACGACTTCCTCTACGGCATCTCGCTGACCTCCACCAGCGCGGCGCGGCCGGTGCCGGCCGCCCTGGGCCTGTTCTCCGGCGAGTCGCAGTTCGTGGAGCCGACCGGCTCGATCGCCGCGGCCGCGGTCATCGTGACCATCCCGGTCGTCGTCCTCGTCCTGCTCTTCCAGCGGCGCATCGTCGCCGGCCTCACCAACGGCGCGGTCAAGGGCTGA
- the dnaE gene encoding DNA polymerase III subunit alpha, producing the protein MSSPSRDENFVHLHVHTEYSMLDGAAKLPEVTAAAAAQGMPALAMTDHGNVFGAYDFYKQAKGAGVKPIIGMEGYYTPGSRFDRAPFDFGDKLIDEEGDGGSNRGKAAYTHMTLLARTTEGMHNLFRISSLASLEGQYRKPRFDRDLLERYGKGLIATTGCPSGEVNMWLRAGKEDKARQAAADFQDIFGRENFYAELMDHGLSIEKKTRPALLAIAKDLGIPLLATNDLHYTHKEDADAHDALLCIQTGSRLNEANRFKFNGDGYYLKSAAEMRELFPGDLREACDNTLLVAEQCEVSFTEGADLMPRFPLPPGEDETSWFVKEVERGLHKRWPNGIPDHVRKQADYEVGIITQMGFPGYFLVVADFINWAKDNGIRVGPGRGSAAGSLAAYAMGITDLDPLAHGLIFERFLNPERVSMPDVDIDFDDRRRGEVIQYVSQKYGEERVSQIVTYGTIKAKAAIKDAARVLDRPYSVGDELTKLMPPDVMGKGIPLSGVFDPAHPRYKEAAEFRARYESDPGAAEVVDQARKLEGLKRQWGVHAAGVIIGRFPLIDSIPIMRREADGAVITQFDYPTCETLGLLKMDFLGLRNLTVIDDALRNIVSNGKEPVDLDEISKDLTDPATYALLSRGDTLGVFQFDGGPMRSLLRLMRPDNFEDISAVGALYRPGPMGANSHTNYALRKNGQQEITPIHPELAEPLEEILGGTYGLIVYQEQVMAIAQKVAGYTLGKADLLRRAMGKKKKSVLDAEFVGFEAGMKANGFSGAAIKTLWDILVPFADYAFNKAHSAAYGLVSYWTAYLKANYPAEYMAGLLTSVQDDKDRRPIYLAECRRMGIKVLPPDVNESSWDFTAVGTDIRFGLASVRNVGHNVVESIVRAREEKGAFKDFADFMRKIDTVACNKKVIESLAKAGAFDSLGHSRQGIAAVHAQAVDSAMSLKRKEAEGQFDLFGSFGDEGGEDDPFGGALDITVPTADWSKSERLMFERDMLGLYVSDHPLHGVEHVLTSHADTPIAEINAGGIEDGANVTIAGILTAVSPRTNKQGAPWAIATLEDLESGIEVLFFPKTWAEVSEKVVRDQIVVVKGRISRRDDQPSLFGSEVTVPELTEGPRGPVLVSMAAARCTPPVVERLREVLGSHPGTTEVQLKLVNGSRETVLRLDQGLRVRPSTALMGDIKALLGPTSVAIL; encoded by the coding sequence GTGAGCAGCCCGTCCCGTGACGAGAACTTCGTGCACCTGCACGTGCACACCGAGTACTCGATGCTGGACGGGGCGGCGAAGCTGCCGGAGGTCACCGCGGCCGCCGCCGCCCAGGGCATGCCGGCGCTGGCGATGACCGACCACGGCAACGTCTTCGGCGCCTACGACTTCTACAAGCAGGCCAAGGGCGCCGGCGTGAAGCCGATCATCGGCATGGAGGGCTACTACACGCCCGGCTCCCGGTTCGACCGAGCCCCGTTCGACTTCGGCGACAAGCTGATCGACGAGGAGGGTGACGGCGGGTCCAACCGCGGCAAGGCCGCGTACACCCACATGACCCTGCTCGCCCGCACCACCGAGGGCATGCACAACCTGTTCCGCATCTCCTCGCTGGCCAGCCTGGAGGGGCAGTACCGCAAGCCGCGGTTCGACCGCGACCTGCTGGAGCGCTACGGCAAGGGCCTGATCGCCACCACCGGGTGCCCCTCGGGCGAGGTGAACATGTGGCTGCGCGCCGGCAAGGAGGACAAGGCGCGCCAGGCGGCCGCGGACTTCCAGGACATCTTCGGGCGGGAGAACTTCTACGCCGAGCTGATGGACCACGGGCTGTCCATCGAGAAGAAGACGCGCCCCGCGCTGCTGGCCATCGCCAAGGACCTGGGCATCCCGCTGCTGGCCACCAACGACCTGCACTACACGCACAAGGAGGACGCCGACGCCCACGACGCCCTGCTGTGCATCCAGACCGGCTCCCGGCTCAACGAGGCCAACCGCTTCAAGTTCAACGGCGACGGCTACTACCTGAAGTCCGCGGCCGAGATGCGCGAGCTGTTCCCCGGTGACCTGCGCGAGGCCTGCGACAACACGCTCCTCGTCGCCGAGCAGTGTGAGGTGTCCTTCACCGAGGGCGCCGACCTGATGCCGCGCTTTCCGCTGCCGCCGGGGGAGGACGAGACCTCCTGGTTCGTCAAGGAGGTCGAGCGTGGCCTGCACAAGCGCTGGCCGAACGGCATCCCCGACCACGTGCGGAAGCAGGCCGACTACGAGGTCGGGATCATCACGCAGATGGGCTTCCCGGGGTACTTCCTCGTGGTCGCCGACTTCATCAACTGGGCGAAGGACAACGGCATCCGCGTGGGCCCGGGCCGTGGCTCGGCGGCGGGCTCGCTGGCCGCGTACGCCATGGGCATCACCGACCTCGACCCGCTGGCCCACGGCCTGATCTTCGAGCGGTTCCTCAACCCCGAGCGCGTCTCGATGCCCGACGTCGACATCGACTTCGACGACCGCCGCCGCGGCGAGGTCATCCAGTACGTCTCGCAGAAGTACGGCGAGGAGCGGGTCAGCCAGATCGTCACCTACGGCACGATCAAGGCCAAGGCCGCGATCAAGGACGCCGCCCGGGTGCTCGACCGGCCCTACTCGGTGGGCGACGAGCTGACCAAGCTGATGCCCCCGGACGTGATGGGCAAGGGCATCCCGCTGTCGGGGGTCTTCGACCCGGCGCACCCGCGCTACAAGGAGGCCGCAGAGTTCCGCGCCCGCTACGAGTCCGACCCCGGGGCGGCCGAGGTCGTCGACCAGGCCCGCAAGCTCGAGGGGCTGAAGCGCCAGTGGGGCGTGCACGCCGCCGGCGTCATCATCGGCCGGTTCCCGCTGATCGACTCGATCCCCATCATGCGGCGCGAGGCCGACGGCGCGGTCATCACGCAGTTCGACTACCCGACCTGCGAGACGCTCGGCCTGCTCAAGATGGACTTCCTGGGCCTGCGCAACCTCACGGTGATCGACGACGCGCTGCGCAACATCGTGTCCAACGGCAAGGAGCCGGTCGACCTCGACGAGATCAGCAAGGACCTCACCGACCCGGCCACCTACGCCCTGCTCTCCCGCGGCGACACCCTCGGCGTCTTCCAGTTCGACGGCGGCCCGATGCGCTCGCTGCTGCGGCTCATGCGGCCGGACAACTTCGAGGACATCTCCGCGGTCGGCGCGCTCTACCGGCCCGGGCCGATGGGCGCGAACTCGCACACCAACTACGCGTTGCGCAAGAACGGCCAGCAGGAGATCACGCCGATCCACCCCGAGCTGGCCGAGCCGCTCGAGGAGATCCTCGGCGGCACCTACGGCCTGATCGTGTACCAGGAGCAGGTCATGGCGATCGCGCAGAAGGTCGCCGGGTACACCCTCGGCAAGGCCGACCTGCTGCGCCGCGCGATGGGCAAGAAGAAGAAGTCGGTTCTGGACGCCGAGTTCGTGGGCTTCGAGGCCGGGATGAAGGCCAACGGGTTCTCCGGCGCCGCGATCAAGACGCTCTGGGACATCCTCGTCCCGTTCGCCGACTACGCGTTCAACAAGGCCCACTCCGCCGCCTACGGGCTCGTCTCGTACTGGACGGCCTACCTCAAGGCCAACTACCCGGCCGAGTACATGGCCGGGCTGCTCACCAGCGTCCAGGACGACAAGGATCGCCGGCCGATCTACCTGGCCGAGTGCCGCCGCATGGGCATCAAGGTGCTGCCGCCCGACGTGAACGAGTCCTCGTGGGACTTCACCGCCGTCGGCACCGACATCCGTTTCGGCCTCGCCTCGGTGCGCAACGTGGGGCACAACGTCGTCGAGTCGATCGTGCGGGCGCGGGAGGAGAAGGGCGCGTTCAAGGACTTCGCCGACTTCATGCGCAAGATCGACACGGTGGCCTGCAACAAGAAGGTCATCGAGTCCCTGGCCAAGGCGGGGGCCTTCGACTCCCTCGGCCACTCCCGGCAGGGCATCGCCGCAGTCCACGCGCAGGCCGTCGACTCCGCGATGAGCCTCAAGCGCAAGGAGGCCGAGGGCCAGTTCGACCTCTTCGGCAGCTTCGGCGACGAGGGCGGGGAGGACGACCCGTTCGGCGGCGCGCTCGACATCACCGTCCCCACCGCCGACTGGTCGAAGAGCGAGCGGCTGATGTTCGAGCGAGACATGCTCGGCCTCTACGTCTCCGACCACCCGCTGCACGGGGTCGAGCACGTGCTCACCTCGCACGCCGACACCCCGATCGCCGAGATCAACGCCGGAGGGATCGAGGACGGCGCGAACGTCACGATCGCCGGGATCCTCACCGCGGTCTCGCCGCGCACGAACAAGCAGGGCGCCCCGTGGGCGATCGCCACGCTCGAGGACCTCGAGTCGGGCATCGAGGTGCTCTTCTTCCCCAAGACCTGGGCCGAGGTCTCCGAGAAGGTCGTCCGCGACCAGATCGTCGTCGTCAAGGGCCGGATCAGCCGGCGCGACGACCAGCCCTCTCTGTTCGGCTCCGAGGTGACCGTCCCCGAGCTCACCGAGGGTCCGCGCGGCCCGGTGCTGGTCTCGATGGCCGCGGCCCGCTGCACCCCGCCGGTGGTGGAGCGGCTCCGCGAGGTGCTGGGCAGCCACCCCGGCACCACCGAGGTCCAGCTCAAGCTGGTCAACGGCAGCCGGGAGACCGTGCTGCGGCTGGACCAGGGGCTGCGGGTGCGCCCCAGCACGGCGCTGATGGGCGACATCAAGGCGCTGCTGGGGCCCACCAGCGTGGCGATCCTCTGA
- the ugpC gene encoding sn-glycerol-3-phosphate ABC transporter ATP-binding protein UgpC, translating to MASIEMKNIVKQYGDGFQAVNDVSLDIADGEFMILVGPSGCGKSTLLRMIVGLEDITSGDMIIGGKRVNDLAPRDRNLSMVFQNYALYPHMTVFENIAFPLRLAKTPDDEVRRKVNEAAEVLELKEHLDRKPANLSGGQRQRVAMGRAIVRDAEAFLFDEPLSNLDAKLRGQMRTEISRLQRRLGITTVYVTHDQTEAMTLGDRVCVLRKGEIQQVASPRELYEQPVNLFVAGFIGSPPMNFLPATPEGNRLKTPFGEIVLEEKRAKAVAGHDLLLVGIRPEYFEDASLVDEAKRPVGSTFRARVDVTEWLGDSQYAYIPYDAPDSIRAQLRDLSKELDSEELRTQAIVSIDATSRIREGREAEFWLDSRKVHVFDPESGENLTRDAEAGAELTRLATQDRMEQVEESQPRSLSDDGHARVGGATAVGS from the coding sequence ATGGCCTCCATCGAGATGAAGAACATCGTCAAGCAGTACGGCGACGGGTTCCAGGCCGTGAACGACGTCAGCCTCGACATCGCCGACGGCGAGTTCATGATCCTGGTGGGCCCGTCGGGCTGCGGGAAGTCCACGCTGCTGCGGATGATCGTCGGGCTGGAGGACATCACCAGCGGGGACATGATCATCGGCGGCAAGCGGGTCAACGACCTGGCGCCGCGCGACCGGAACCTCTCCATGGTCTTCCAGAACTACGCCCTGTACCCGCACATGACGGTGTTCGAGAACATCGCCTTCCCGCTGCGGCTGGCCAAGACCCCCGACGACGAGGTCCGCCGCAAGGTGAACGAGGCCGCGGAGGTGCTCGAGCTCAAGGAGCACCTCGACCGCAAGCCGGCCAACCTCTCCGGCGGTCAGCGCCAGCGGGTCGCCATGGGCCGGGCCATCGTCCGTGACGCCGAGGCGTTCCTGTTCGACGAGCCGCTGTCCAACCTCGACGCCAAGCTGCGCGGGCAGATGCGCACCGAGATCTCCCGGCTGCAGCGCCGGCTCGGCATCACCACCGTCTACGTCACCCACGACCAGACCGAGGCGATGACCCTCGGCGACCGGGTCTGCGTCCTGCGCAAGGGCGAGATCCAGCAGGTCGCCTCACCTCGCGAGCTGTACGAGCAGCCGGTCAACCTCTTCGTCGCCGGGTTCATCGGCTCGCCCCCGATGAACTTCCTGCCGGCGACGCCGGAGGGCAACCGGCTGAAGACCCCCTTCGGCGAGATCGTGCTGGAGGAGAAGCGGGCGAAGGCGGTCGCCGGGCACGACCTGCTGCTGGTCGGCATCCGCCCCGAGTACTTCGAGGACGCCTCCCTGGTCGACGAGGCCAAGCGCCCGGTGGGCTCGACGTTCCGGGCGCGGGTGGACGTCACCGAGTGGCTCGGCGACTCCCAGTACGCCTACATCCCCTACGACGCCCCCGACTCGATCCGGGCGCAGCTGCGCGACCTCTCCAAGGAGCTGGACTCCGAGGAGCTGCGCACCCAGGCCATCGTCTCCATCGACGCGACGAGCCGGATCCGGGAGGGCCGGGAGGCGGAGTTCTGGCTGGACAGCCGCAAGGTGCACGTCTTCGACCCGGAGTCGGGGGAGAACCTGACCCGTGACGCCGAGGCCGGAGCCGAGCTGACCCGGCTGGCCACCCAGGACCGGATGGAGCAGGTGGAGGAGTCGCAGCCCCGCTCGCTCTCCGACGACGGGCACGCGCGGGTGGGCGGGGCTACGGCCGTCGGCTCGTAG
- a CDS encoding GNAT family N-acetyltransferase translates to MPSPTAQVATPADWPEVADLRTRVFVVEQGVPPEIERDDADATAVHVLSRDDAGRVVATGRLVVDGGTARIGRMAAVAEARGRGHGAAVLAELHRQAAGCGATEVELHAQLPARRFYERAGYTAVGEIYEEAGIAHVTMRRRLGKGPAGSV, encoded by the coding sequence GTGCCGAGCCCCACCGCGCAGGTCGCCACTCCCGCCGACTGGCCGGAGGTCGCGGACCTGCGCACCCGTGTGTTCGTCGTCGAGCAGGGCGTTCCGCCGGAGATCGAGCGGGACGACGCCGACGCCACGGCGGTGCACGTGCTCAGCCGCGACGACGCCGGGCGGGTGGTGGCGACCGGGCGGCTGGTGGTCGACGGCGGGACGGCCCGGATCGGCCGGATGGCCGCCGTCGCCGAGGCGCGGGGGAGGGGCCACGGAGCCGCGGTGCTCGCAGAGCTGCACCGCCAGGCGGCCGGGTGCGGCGCCACCGAGGTCGAGCTGCACGCCCAGCTGCCGGCCCGGCGGTTCTACGAGCGCGCCGGGTACACCGCCGTGGGCGAGATCTACGAGGAGGCCGGGATCGCCCACGTCACCATGCGCCGGCGGCTCGGGAAGGGGCCGGCGGGGAGCGTGTGA
- a CDS encoding sugar ABC transporter permease has product MTQTVLPPTKKTAPVSAPDGTVSDRSRGERRLGWLLAGPAFVVMLAVTAYPILQATYESLFSYRLTDPGNREFVGLGNYGVILSDPLWWQSLWVTVLITLITVAVELVLGFALAMVMAKALASIRPVVRAAILIPYAVITVVSAFAWQFAFDINTGFVNSWFAWLPGVAADTDWFGDFWTSIFVICLAEIWKTTPFISLLLLAGLAQVPEVLQEAAQVDGATRWQRLWRVTIPNMKAAIMVALLFRTLDAFRIFDSIFVMTAGANGTESVSFLAYRQTISRLEIGLGSAVSVLLFIAVMLIAALAVKGFKVDLGAARGEQ; this is encoded by the coding sequence GTGACGCAAACCGTTCTCCCACCGACCAAGAAGACGGCGCCCGTCTCGGCGCCCGACGGCACGGTCAGCGACCGGTCCCGCGGCGAGCGGAGGCTCGGCTGGCTGCTCGCCGGCCCGGCGTTCGTGGTCATGCTCGCGGTCACCGCGTACCCGATCCTGCAGGCCACCTACGAGTCGCTGTTCTCGTACCGCCTCACCGACCCGGGCAACCGGGAGTTCGTCGGCCTCGGCAACTACGGGGTGATCCTCAGCGACCCGCTCTGGTGGCAGTCGCTGTGGGTCACCGTGCTCATCACCCTCATCACCGTCGCGGTGGAGCTGGTCCTCGGCTTCGCGCTGGCGATGGTCATGGCGAAGGCGCTCGCCTCGATCCGCCCGGTCGTCCGGGCCGCGATCCTCATCCCGTACGCGGTGATCACCGTCGTCTCCGCGTTCGCCTGGCAGTTCGCCTTCGACATCAACACCGGGTTCGTGAACTCGTGGTTCGCCTGGCTCCCCGGAGTGGCCGCGGACACCGACTGGTTCGGTGACTTCTGGACGTCGATCTTCGTCATCTGCCTGGCCGAGATCTGGAAGACCACCCCGTTCATCTCGCTGCTGCTGCTCGCCGGCCTGGCCCAGGTGCCCGAGGTGCTGCAGGAGGCGGCCCAGGTCGACGGCGCCACCCGGTGGCAGCGGCTGTGGCGGGTGACCATCCCGAACATGAAGGCGGCGATCATGGTCGCCCTGCTGTTCCGCACGCTGGACGCGTTCCGGATCTTCGACAGCATCTTCGTCATGACCGCCGGTGCGAACGGCACCGAGTCGGTGTCCTTCCTGGCCTACCGGCAGACGATCTCCCGGCTGGAGATCGGGCTCGGTTCGGCGGTGTCAGTGCTGCTGTTCATCGCGGTGATGCTCATCGCCGCGCTGGCCGTCAAGGGGTTCAAGGTGGATCTGGGCGCGGCGAGAGGGGAGCAGTGA
- a CDS encoding RluA family pseudouridine synthase — MEPVTSAPGLHRALPVPDGLEGQRVDQALSRLFGLSRTAAAEVADAGHVVVDGRVRGKGDRLSGGSWLEVELPPPPGEPAPPRPVEGMTILFDDDDLVVVDKPVGVAAHPSPGWDGPTVIGGLAAAGYRISTSGAAERQGVVHRLDAATTGVMVVAKSERAYSALKAAFKERSVEKGYHALVQGHPDPSRGTIDAPIDRHPRHDWRFAVVSGGRPSVTHYEVTEAFAAASLVDIRLETGRTHQIRVHFSALRHPCVGDTTYGADPTLAARLGVSRQWLHAVRLGFPHPADGRWVEFTSEYPSDLAGALAVLRAEA, encoded by the coding sequence ATGGAGCCCGTGACCAGCGCTCCCGGCCTCCACCGGGCCCTCCCGGTGCCCGACGGGCTGGAGGGCCAGCGGGTCGACCAGGCCCTGTCCCGGCTCTTCGGCCTGTCCCGCACCGCCGCGGCCGAGGTGGCCGACGCCGGCCACGTCGTCGTCGACGGCCGCGTCCGGGGCAAGGGCGACCGGCTCAGCGGCGGCAGCTGGCTGGAGGTGGAGCTGCCGCCACCGCCGGGGGAGCCGGCGCCGCCCCGGCCGGTCGAGGGCATGACGATCCTGTTCGACGACGACGACCTGGTCGTGGTCGACAAGCCGGTCGGCGTCGCGGCGCACCCCAGCCCCGGCTGGGACGGACCCACGGTCATCGGCGGTCTCGCGGCGGCCGGCTACCGGATCTCGACGTCGGGGGCGGCCGAACGGCAGGGCGTGGTGCACCGCCTGGACGCCGCCACCACCGGGGTCATGGTCGTCGCCAAGAGCGAGCGGGCCTACAGCGCGCTGAAGGCCGCCTTCAAGGAGCGCTCGGTCGAGAAGGGCTACCACGCCCTCGTGCAGGGTCACCCCGATCCGTCCCGCGGCACGATCGACGCACCGATCGACCGGCACCCGCGGCACGACTGGAGGTTCGCCGTCGTCAGCGGCGGACGCCCCTCGGTGACGCACTACGAGGTCACGGAGGCCTTCGCCGCCGCCAGCCTCGTCGACATCCGGCTGGAGACCGGCCGCACGCACCAGATCCGCGTGCACTTCTCCGCGCTGCGCCACCCCTGCGTCGGTGACACGACCTACGGCGCCGACCCGACGCTCGCGGCACGGCTCGGGGTCTCCCGTCAGTGGCTGCACGCGGTGCGGCTGGGCTTCCCCCACCCGGCCGACGGGCGGTGGGTCGAGTTCACCAGCGAGTACCCGTCCGACCTCGCCGGCGCGCTGGCCGTGCTGCGCGCCGAGGCCTGA
- a CDS encoding CPBP family intramembrane glutamic endopeptidase: MTALPDSLAEFGPAALAAVVVAVYLVVGEPVVGHVLHGRFEGRLRTDAGARRSFYRRLLVLEWGLSVVALVVWLATPGVDAAAVGLAWPRAWPGPLTAVVVVVVLLLVVASTRQLRAGALLETTRPARRSGHSPPAHGRHAEPPGQSTLALLPRTADERRLFTVVGVTAGVCEEWLYRGFFLAVVAAVTGGAPEVVLVVVAAVAFGLAHAYQGRAGIVLTGVLGGVMAVLYLDTGSLLLPVLLHALIDLRFLLVPASALPAPGAGPQGDAAG, encoded by the coding sequence GTGACGGCCCTGCCGGACTCCCTCGCCGAATTCGGCCCGGCGGCGCTCGCCGCGGTCGTGGTGGCCGTCTACCTGGTGGTGGGGGAGCCGGTGGTCGGGCACGTGCTGCACGGGCGTTTCGAGGGCCGGCTGCGCACCGACGCCGGAGCCCGCCGCTCGTTCTACCGGCGGCTGCTGGTGCTCGAGTGGGGGCTGTCGGTGGTCGCGCTGGTCGTCTGGCTCGCGACGCCGGGGGTCGACGCCGCGGCGGTGGGGCTGGCCTGGCCGCGCGCGTGGCCCGGGCCGCTGACCGCGGTCGTCGTCGTCGTGGTGCTGCTGCTCGTCGTCGCCTCGACCCGCCAGCTGCGCGCCGGGGCCCTGCTGGAGACGACCCGACCGGCGCGCCGGTCGGGCCACTCCCCGCCCGCCCATGGCCGGCACGCCGAGCCACCGGGGCAGTCGACGCTGGCCCTGCTCCCGCGCACGGCCGACGAGCGGCGGCTGTTCACCGTCGTCGGGGTCACCGCCGGCGTCTGCGAGGAGTGGCTCTACCGCGGGTTCTTCCTCGCGGTGGTGGCGGCCGTGACCGGCGGGGCGCCGGAGGTCGTCCTGGTGGTCGTCGCCGCCGTCGCCTTCGGGCTGGCGCACGCCTACCAGGGCCGCGCGGGCATCGTCCTCACCGGCGTCCTGGGCGGAGTGATGGCGGTGCTCTACCTGGACACCGGCTCGCTGCTGCTGCCCGTGCTGCTGCACGCGCTGATCGACCTGCGTTTCCTGCTCGTGCCGGCCAGCGCGCTGCCCGCCCCGGGCGCCGGCCCGCAGGGGGATGCGGCCGGCTGA